AAGATTACGCTTGTACGGTATGAGATTAAATTTAATTTAAATGTACAAAGTGTAATAATTTAAATACAGCTTGAATATTCTTTATTAAAAGATACTAAAAAGGGGTAGATAAAAATGAAGTTTAGTATAGAAGTTAATAGAGGAAGTATTCTAGATTTAATAAATTTAGCTGAAGAAAACAACTTGAAGATTAATTCGATTGCTCAAGGGCCTATAAATGATGAGATGATGAATATAAAAATTGATTTGTCGGATAACAGTAAAGTACATGATCTTGATAATTTTGTAAAAAAAATATTAGATTGTCATTCTATGAACTCATGTGAGAGAATTTAAAGCTATGAATATTCATAGCTTTTTTATTTTGTATAAATATATAAACTATAAAAATTGCATTTAATTGAAAAAATATTGTAAAATAATTAGAGATATAATAAACAAAATAAAAGTTATTAAGATACATTTAAAAATAAGCAGAGAGTTAGGAGAGTGAGTCGATGATTAGTGGAACTACAACACAGGTATCTCAAAAAACTATAGAAACTTTTTTTCATGCAGTTAAAAATAGTGGACCTAAATTAATATACGCAATTATATTCCTTATTGTAGGATTATATGCTTGTAAATGGTTAAAAAGATATAGCAAAAAAATTATACTTAAATACAATGTAGAAAGAGGCGTAGCCAACTTTGCATCATATGCTATTTATGGAGCTAGTGTTCTTATGGTTGTTATGACCTGTTTAGATATAATTAATTTCCCTGTACAATCTTTTATGACTGTTATGGTATCATTGATAGGTGTCATTGGTTTATCATTAGGTTTAGCTTTTAAAGAAATATTATCAAACTTAGGTGCAGGTATGATAATTTTATTTTTCCAACCATTTAAAACTGGAGATTATATAGGTGGATCTGGGGTTGAAGGGACTGTTGCTGATATACAAATTTTTAGTACAATACTAAAAACTCCTGATAATAAGGCTATTATAGTACCAAATTTTAAATTAACTAGTGATAATATAATTAACTATACACATCAGGAAAAAAGAAGAATAGATTTTTCATTTGGGGTATCGTATGATACAAATATAAAAGCTGTAAAAGATGTGTTAGATAAAATTTTCAGAGAAGATAAACGAATTTTAAAAGATCCAGAAACTATAATAGGATTAAATGCATTAGGTGAAAATGCTATGCAGATAATAGCAAGACCATGGGTAAAGACTGATGATTACTGGAGTGTATATTTTGATATAATGGAGAAGGTAAAAGTGAAATTTGATGAGAATAACATTGAAATACCATTCCCTTCAAGAGTTGTATATTATAAAAATTGTGAAGAGGACATAAAAAAATAATAAAAATAATAAAACTTTTTTGAATATTAGTATTGAAAGTTGATAATATATATAATATAATGATTTACAAATAGAACAAAGAATATGGCTAAGACGGAAAATAGTAAAAAGCAAGTTTGTATTCAGAGAGTGAGTGGTTGGTGAGAACTCATTACAATGGTTTTTGAATCCATTCCTGAGCTACTAATCGGAAAATAATAGTAAGATTAGTCGTATACCTACGTTACAGGATTGAGAGGTTTATATTTTATAAATATAAACAACTAGGGTGGCAACGCGGATAACAGACTTTCGTCCCTTTTTAAGGGGTACGAGGGTCTTTTTTTATACAAAAAATCAAAAAATTGAAATAAAATCACTATTACATCATTAGGGGTAACGTTATTTTATTTTAAAATATAAAAATATTCTATAGGAGGAAGACAAATGTTAGATATAAAAAGAATAAGAGAAAATTTAGATGAAATAAAAAAAGCAATGGAAATAAGAGGCGAAAAAGAATTTGACCTTGATATAGTTGTAGAATTAGATAATAAGAGAAGAGAATTACTTCAAGAAGTTGAAGTTATGAAAAATGAATTAAATGTAGAATCAAAGAAAATACCTCAATTAATAAAAGAAGGTGTAGATGTTACAGAAGCAAAAGTTAAGTTAAAGCAATTATCTGAAAAGATAAAAGGATTTGATGAGAAAGTTAAAGAAGTAGAAGAAAAAATGGAATATAACTTAATGAGAATTCCTAATGTTCCTCACCCAGATGTTCCACAAGGAACAACAGATGAAGATAATGTACAAATTAGAACTTGGGGAGATCCTACAAAGTTTGAATTTGAAAACAAAGCTCACTGGGATATAGGAACAGGATTAGGTATATTAGATTTTGAAACTGCAGGTAAAATAACAGGATCAAGATTTACTTTATACAGAGGTTTAGGAGCTAGACTTGAAAGATCATTAATAAACTTCTTCCTAAATACTCATACTGAAAAGCATGGATACACAGAAGTATTACCTCCATTCATGGCAAATAGAGCTAGTTTTATAGGAACAGGTCAACTTCCTAAATTCGAAGAAGATATGTTTAAATTAGAAGGCCTTGATTACTTCTTAATACCAACTGCAGAGGTTCCTGTAACAAATATACACAGAGATGAAATATTATCAGCAGACGAGTTACCAGTAAAATATTGTGCATACACTCCATGTTTCAGATCTGAAGCAGGATCAGCAGGAAGAGATACAAGAGGATTAGTAAGACAACATCAATTCAATAAAGTTGAATTAGTTAAGTTTGTTAAGCCAGAAGAATCTTATGAAGAATTAGAAAAATTAACAAATGATGCTGAAACTATGTTACAAATGTTAGGATTACCATATAGAGTTGTAAGAATATGTACAGGAGATTTAGGATTTACAGCTGCATTTAAATACGATTTAGAAGTATGGATGCCAAGTTACAACAGATATGTTGAAATTTCTTCTTGTTCAAACTTTGAAGATTTCCAAGCTAGAAGAGCTGGAATAAGATTCAAGAGAGATAAGAAAGCAAAAGCTGAATATGTTCATACATTAAATGGATCAGGATTAGCAGTAGGAAGATGTTTAGCTGCTATATTAGAAAACTATCAACAAGCTGATGGGTCTGTAGTAGTTCCTGAAGCATTAAGACCATACATGGGTGTTGATGTTATAAAGAAAGATGAATTATAAGATTTAAAAATCTTAATTATCTAAATAGGGAGCTTACATATTAAGCTTCCTATTTATTTTAAAAATTCATAATCAAAAATCAATTTAGATTTAACAAAAAATGTATTAAAAATAACATTAAATTTGTAGAATTATATTAGAATATAGGTTAAAATTTAAGTTGAATTATAAATTTAATTATGGTAATATTAAAGATGTTATAGGTTTTAGGAGGAAGCATGGACAAATCGTTTTATATGAGTGAAGCAATTAAAGAAGCATATAAAGCTTATGGAAAAGGCGAGACACCCATAGGTGCAGTCATAGTGAGGAATGGTGAAATTATAGCTAGAGCGCATAATCTAACTGAAACATTAAATGATCCTACAGCCCATGCTGAAATATTAGCAATAAGAAAGGCTTCAGATTACTTAGGTGGATGGAGACTTATAAATTGCGACTTGTATGTTACTATGGAACCATGTATAATGTGTAGTGGAGCTATAGTTCAATCAAGGATAAAAAAACTTATAATAGGAACTAAGCATATAAAAAACTTAAATATAGAAAAGCAACATGAATTCAAAGTTGACTACTTTAATACTTGCAATATAGATGTAACATTTGATATATTAAAAGAAGAATGTTCAGATGTATTACAAAAGTTTTTTAAAGAGTTAAGAAAGCGACAGTAAGGAGAGATGGTCGAGTTGGTCGAAGGCGCTCGCCTGGAAAGTGAGTATACGGGTAAAACCGTATCGTGGGTTCGAATCCCACTCTCTCCGCCAAAAAAATTATGGTTATAAGTTTGCTGTGCTAGACGGGAAGGTAGCGGTGTCCTGTAACCTGCAATCCGCTATAGCAGGGTTGAATTCCATCTAGAGGCTTATATATTGTAGGGCTGCCCTAAATAAGTGGTGTTGACACTTAGGTCCTGCGCAACGGAAGCTCATAAACTCCGCCAGATCCGGAAGGAAGCAACGGTAAGTGAATCCTTTCGTGTGCCGCGGGGGTGCCTAAGTCGAGCTAACTGTTTAGGTAACGCCTATGATAGTAAGTCAATAGATGGTGCACAGCTTTAATATAAAAATAAAATCCCTTGTATGAGGGATTTTTTTAATATAAAAATATATAATTGATTTATACTGAAATAGATAATATTTGTTTTAATTGGTATATAATAAAATATCGGGATTTTAGAATTAAGGAGAGATAAATTATGCATAAGGCGTTGTATAGAGCCTACAGGCCTCAAACATTTAAAGACGTTGTAGGACAAGAACATATAATTAGAACTTTAAAAAACCAGATCCAAAATAATAATGTAGGACATGCATATTTATTTTGTGGAACTAGAGGTACAGGGAAAACCTCAACTGCAAAGATTTTTGCAAGAGCTTTAAATTGCCAAAACTCTGTAGATGAAGAGCCTTGTAATGAATGTGAGGTTTGTAAAGATATATTAAGTGATAACATTATGGATGTTATAGAAATAGATGCAGCATCAAACAATAGTGTTGATGACATAAGGGAAATTAGAGAAAATGTAAAATATACTCCAGCAAAATGTAAATATAAGGTTTATATAATAGATGAGGTGCATATGCTATCTCAAGGTGCATTTAATGCACTTTTAAAAACACTTGAAGAGCCACCTTCATATGTAATATTTATATTAGCAACAACAGAACCTCATAAAATACCTGCTACAATTTTATCTAGATGTCAAAGATTTGATTTTAAAAGAGTTACAGTTAAAGATATGTCTACTAGAATGAAGGAAATATGCGATGATGTAAATGTAGTTGTAGATGACAGGGCTTTAAATTTAATAGCAAGAAACTCTCAAGGTGCACTTAGAGATGCACTTAGTATATTAGATCAATGTATGTCATTTAGTGAAAATGATATAGAATACAAAGATGTTGTGGATTTATTGGGAACAGTAAATATAGAGCAACTATTTGAAATGGCAGAGTACGTTATAAAAGAGGATACAAAGAAATGTTTAGAGATATTGAATGAGTTTGTAGTATGGGGTAAAGATATAAAGAACTTGATAGATGATTTAATAGATCATTTTAGAAACTTAATGGTGTGCAAGGTATCTAGTGATTTAGATGAAATAATTTCTTTACCAGAAGAAATAGTTGAACAGTTAAAAGCACAGGCAAGCACAATAGAGGTAAATGATATTATTAGAATTCTTAATATACTATCAACAACTCAGGATGCGATTAAGGTATCTTCAAATCCTAGAGTATTGGCAGAGGTTAGTATAATGAAATTATCTCAACCAATGTTTGATGAAAGCAAAGAATCTCTTTTAAAAAGAATATCTAATTTAGAAGAGGTTATAAAAAGTGGAAAGATAAATATAAATAATAATATTGAGATAGAAAGTAAAAAAGAAACTAAAGAGACTTCGGAAAAAAATGAAGTTGAAGCTGAGGAAGAAGTTTTTTACGAAGAAGTTAAAAGTGAAGATGTTGAGTTAATAGAGAAATCTTGGGAAAATATACTTACTCATATAAAGAAAGATAAAAATATGCCTGTATATGCTATTTTAAGAGAGGCAAAAGAATTTAATGTAAGTGCAAATAACTTATATATAGTATTTGATGATAACTTTGCATTTGCAAAAAACAAATTAAGTGATGAAAAAACTAGAAATTATATAGAGAGTGTAATAAGAGAAATACTGAATAGAAGTTTCGGTATAAAAATAATCTTAAAGTCAGAGTCAAAAAATATAAAACTAGAAATAGAAAAAGAACAAAAGGATAAAGGCGAAGAAATATTAAAATCTGTTTTTCCTAAAGAAATAATAGACATTAAGCAAAGTATAAATGAAAATGAAATTAAATAATAAATATGAATATGATATAATAATAGCATATTAAATAAAAAGGATAATTAAGGAGGAATTTATATATGGCTAAAAAAGGATTCCCAGGAATGATGCCTGGAAATATGAATCAATTATTAAAACAAGCTCAAAAAATGCAAACTGATATGCAAAAGATGCAAGAAGACTTAGAAACAAAAGAAATCGAAACTTCTGTTGGAGGAGGAGCTGTTACAGTTAAAGTTAACGGTAAGAAAGAAGTTGTTGATATTCAAATAAAACCTGAAGTTGTAGATCCAGATGATATAGAAATGCTTCAAGACTTAGTATTAAGTGCTGTTAATGAAGCATTAAGAAGTGTTGATGATATGCAATCTTCACAAATGAATAAATTAACTGGAGGAATGAATATTCCTGGGTTATTCTAGTAGGTGATTAGATGCAAACTTATTCAGGGCCTATTTCAAGGCTAATAGAAGAATTTTCTAAGCTTCCTGGAGTTGGAAGAAAAACTGCACAGAGACTAGCTTTTCACGTTATTAATATGAATATTAATGATGTAGAAGCTTTATCTAAGGCTATAGTAGAAGCTAAGAAGGAAATAAAATACTGTTCTATTTGTTATAATATAACAGATAAAGACCCATGTAGCATGTGTTCTAATAAAAATAGGGACAGTGGCACTATATGTGTAGTTGAAGATCCTAGAGATGTAGCAGCTATGGAAAAAACAAAAGAATTCCATGGTCAATACCATGTATTAAATGGAGTAATTTCTCCTATGGATGGTATAGGTCCAGATATGATAAGAGTTAAAGAACTTATACAAAGATTAGGAAATCAAGAAGTAAGAGAAGTTATAATGGCAACAAATCCAACTATAGAAGGTGAAGCTACAGCTATGTATATAGCAAGGCTTTTAAAACCTATGGGAATAAAGGTTACTAGAATTGCTCATGGATTACCAGTAGGTGGAGATTTAGAGTATGCCGATGAAGTTACAATAACTAAAGCTCTAGAAGGAAGAAGAGAAATATAAAAATCGAGACTTTGTTCTCGATTTTTTTATTTTCACATTAAATTTAATGTCGTTTTTTACAAGATTTTGGTTTGTAAAATTTATGTTTAAAATATTGAAGTTTCAATGATGGTGTTGTATAATTTTATTAAAAATTTTAATAGGGGTGCAAAATGAAATCAGCTATGAATTTTGAAGAATACAATGCTATGAAAGAAAAAAGAAATAAGAAACTAAAATCATCGAAAGATAAATTAAAATATACAGAAGATGATGATATGAGTGTTCTTATAAAAAAGAAAAGTAAAAAAGCCTTTAAATCAAAAGAAACTAGTTTTAAGAATAATTATAAAAATTATCAATATGACTATGAAGAAGATTTTTATGAACCTAGGTACTAGGTTTTTATAGAATAGATAAAAAAACTGTAGATATTACATCTACAGTTTTTATTATATTATGATAATTCGCCCTCTATAAGATTAGCTATGTTTTGAGAGGAATTAAATTTTCTAATTGATTTAATATTTTTTTTAAGAAGTTCAAGTCTAGAAGGATCATCTATTATTACTTTTAATAGTACTGATAAAGTATATTTTTTAGTTGTCCTAAGTGCAGAACCACAATTACATAAGAAATCTAAATTTTCCTCTTCTTGACCAGGTATATAGTATGGAACTATCATAGGAACATCTTTCAATAGCGCCTCTGTTGTTGTAAGTCCACCTGGCTTTGTAACAAGTATATCTATAGAAGCTAAAATATCATTCATTTTATCTGTAAATCCTAAAATATGTACTGTTTTACTAGTTATATGATTTTCTAGTTTTTTTGAAAGTTTTTCTTTCAGAGATTCGTTTCTACCTGTTATAACTAAAATTTGGAAATCTCTATCTATATCGAGCATTTCTTCGAATGTTTCTTTCATATTCCCAGCCCCAAAACTGCCTCCCATAAGAAGAACTGTTAATTTTTCAGGATCAAAACCTAATTCAGATAAAACTGTTTCTCTATTTCTATGTTGTAAGAATGATTTTTCAACTGGAATTCCAAGAGGCTTAACTTTATCTCCATCAACACCTTCTGAGATAAGAAGCTCTTTAACATATTCATGCCCTACAACATAGTAATCTAACTCATGCTGTATCCATGTAGAATGAGTTGTATAATCAGTTAATACTGAAATAAGTGTAGGGAAATTTTCATTGTTAAAATGATTATTAAAATTATCGTTAAAGCTAGTGTGAAATACGGGATTGCTATTAGTGCTACATTGTTTCTTTAAAGTACTAAGTGCTATCATAGGAAAAGGATGAGTTCCTATGATTAGATCTGGTTGCTCATCTAAAAGTAATCTTCTAAAACGTTTAGCCATAAAAGTTGTTATCATATTTCCTTTAAACTCATTTTTAGAAACAAGTCCAGTTTCAGAAAATCTATAAACTTTACCATATGCATTAGGTGTATAAATAGCAGATTTTTCATATCCTCTAGATATAATCTTATCCATAGTAGTATTTACAAGTTTTAAACTATCTATGATTTTACATTCTATGTTTTCTCCGTCAAGTGTCTTTTTTATTAGTTCTTCTTCAATAGCTCTAGCTGCTCTATTATGGCCACCACCTGTAGATGCGGACATAATTAATACTTTCTTGCTCATATTAGAACCCTCCTAAAATTAGCTTTATAAATATTTTGTATTTATATAAACTTACGAATAATATTAATTATTTGAAACACAGTATTGACATATTACACTTAATATTTAATACTAATCTAATATATGTAAAACAAAAATACAAGAGTGGTATTTTAAAAAAGAAAGTAGGAGAAGTGAAAAAAGTATGAAAAAAATAGAAATTTTTAGTAGTGATAAATGTAAACAATGTATTGAATTAAAAAAGTATCTAAAAGAAAAAAACATAAATTATACTGAATATAATATATCTGGGAATGACGAAAATAGAAAAACTCTTATAAACCTTGGATATATGTCTGTGCCAGTTTTACTTATAGATGGAAATCATGTTTTAGGTTTTGATAAGAGTAGAATAGATAGTTTATTAGAATTATAAAAACATATATAAATATAAAAAAATATGTAATATATGAATAAAAAACATCAGTAATTGGAAAGCTTAACAAAGAAAGTTTTAATTTCTAAATAAAAAATAAAATTAAATTTAAAAAAAGTGTTGACGATGTTAAATTAAGATGGTATAGTATTACTTGTCCTTAAGAAAAGGGCAAAACAAAAATGAACTTTGAAAATTAAACAGTAGGTTAATTATAAAAATTCTTTTTTAAAGAATTAAACACAAACAACCAAGCCAGATATTCAGATAATGATTAGCTGAGCGATGGACAACTTTTTAAATTATATTTGAGAGTTTGATCCTGGCTCAGGATGAACGCTGGCGGCGTGCCTAACACATGCAAGTCGAGCGATCTCTTCGGAGAGAGCGGCGGACGGGTGAGTAACGCGTGGGTAACCTGCCCTGTACACACGGATAACATACCGAAAGGTATACTAATACGGGATAACATATGAAAGTCGCATGGCTTTTGTATCAAAGCTCCGGCGGTACAGGATGGACCCGCGTCTGATTAGCTAGTTGGTAAGGTAATGGCTTACCAAGGCAACGATCAGTAGCCGACCTGAGAGGGTGATCGGCCACACTGGAACTGAGACACGGTCCAGACTCCTACGGGAGGCAGCAGTGGGGAATATTGCACAATGGGCGAAAGCCTGATGCAGCAACGCCGCGTGAGCGATGAAGGCCTTCGGGTCGTAAAGCTCTGTCCTCAAGGAAGATAATGACGGTACTTGAGGAGGAAGCCCCGGCTAACTACGTGCCAGCAGCCGCGGTAATACGTAGGGGGCTAGCGTTATCCGGAATTACTGGGCGTAAAGGGTGCGTAGGTGGTTTTTTAAGTCAGAAGTGAAAGGCTACGGCTCAACCGTAGTAAGCTTTTGAAACTAGAGAACTTGAGTGCAGGAGAGGAGAGTAGAATTCCTAGTGTAGCGGTGAAATGCGTAGATATTAGGAGGAATACCAGTAGCGAAGGCGGCTCTCTGGACTGTAACTGACACTGAGGCACGAAAGCGTGGGGAGCAAACAGGATTAGATACCCTGGTAGTCCACGCCGTAAACGATGAGTACTAGGTGTCGGGGGTTACCCCCCTCGGTGCCGCAGCTAACGCATTAAGTACTCCGCCTGGGAAGTACGCTCGCAAGAGTGAAACTCAAAGGAATTGACGGGGACCCGCACAAGTAGCGGAGCATGTGGTTTAATTCGAAGCAACGCGAAGAACCTTACCTAAGCTTGACATCCCACTGACCTCTCCCTAATCGGAGATTTCCCTTCGGGGACAGTGGTGACAGGTGGTGCATGGTTGTCGTCAGCTCGTGTCGTGAGATGTTGGGTTAAGTCCCGCAACGAGCGCAACCCTTGCCTTTAGTTGCCAGCATTAAGTTGGGCACTCTAGAGGGACTGCCGAGGATAACTCGGAGGAAGGTGGGGATGACGTCAAATCATCATGCCCCTTATGCTTAGGGCTACACACGTGCTACAATGGGTGGTACAGAGGGTTGCCAAGCCGCGAGGTGGAGCTAATCCCTTAAAGCCATTCTCAGTTCGGATTGTAGGCTGAAACTCGCCTACATGAAGCTGGAGTTACTAGTAATCGCAGATCAGAATGCTGCGGTGAATGCGTTCCCGGGTCTTGTACACACCGCCCGTCACACCATGGAAGTTGGGGGCGCCCGAAGCCGGTTAGCTAACCTTTTAGGAAGCGGCCGTCGAAGGTGAAACCAATGACTGGGGTGAAGTCGTAACAAGGTAGCCGTATCGGAAGGTGCGGCTGGATCACCTCCTTTCTAAGGAGTAATTGCCTACTGTTTAATTTTGAGAGCTTATTGTTCTCAAACATTAGTACTTTGAAAACTGCATAACATTTAGTGATGATTAAATAAACCAATTATAAGAGAAGAAAACTCTTCAAAAAATAACACTTTTAATAACTGGTCAAGTTATTAAGGGCGCAGGGCGGATGCCTTGGCACTAAGAGCCGATGAAGGACGCGATAAGCTGCGATAAGCTTCGGGGAGTTGCACGTAAACTTTGATCCGAAGATTTCCGAATGAGGAAACTCACTTAGAGTAATGTCTAAGTATCATTAAGTGAATACATAGCTTAGTGAGGGGAACCCGGGGAACTGAAACATCTAAGTACCCGGAGGAAAAGAAAGAAATTCGATTCCGTAAGTAGCGGCGAGCGAACGCGGAATAGCCCAAACCAGTGAAGTTTTCTTCGCTGGGGTTGCGGACACATCATCAACAAAGAGGTATCGTAAACGAAGAGAGTTGGAAAGCTCCGCTATAAAGTGTAATAGCCACGTAGTTGAAACGAGAAGACTTTAGATGTGATCCAGAGTACCACGGGACACGTGAAACCCTGTGGGAAGCAGGAGGGACCATCCTCCAAGGCTAAATACTACTTAGTGACCGATAGCGCATAGTACCGTGAGGGAAAGGTGAAAAGAACCCCGGGAGGGGAGTGAAATAGAACCTGAAACCCTGCGCTTACAAGCTGTGGAAGCACTTTATATGTGTGACCGCGTACTTTTTGTAGAACGGGCCAACGAGTTACGATAGTAAGCTAGGTTAAGTACTTAAGGTATGGAGCCGTAGTGAAAGCGAGTCTTAAATGGGCGTTAAGTTTGCTGTCGTAGACCCGAAACCGAGCGACCTATCCATGAGCAGGATGAAGCGAAAGTAAAATTTCGTGGAGGTCCGAACCCACGAGCGTTGAAAAGCTCGGGGATGACTTGTGGATAGCGGTGAAATTCCAATCGAGCTCGGAGATAGCTGGTTCTCCCCGAAATAGCTTTAGGGCTAGCCTCAAGGTTGAGAAATACGGAGGTAGAGCACTGAATATCCTAGGGGGCATTGCGCTTACCGAAGATTATCAAACTCCGAATGCCGTTATTTTATACTTGGGAGTCAGACTGTGGGTAATAAGATTCATAGTCGAGAGGGCAACAGCCCAGATCGTCAGCTAAGGTCCCTAAATGTAAGTTAAGTGGTAAAGGATGTGGGATTGCATAGACAACCAGGATGTTGGCTTAGAAGCAGCCACTCATTTAAAGAGTGCGTAATAGCTCACTGGTCGAGTGATCCTGCGCCGAAGATTACCGGGGCTAAAACTTACTACCGAAGCTACGATATCATTTATGATAGGTAGGGGAGCTTCCTATGCAGGCTGAAGCATGACCGTAAGGACGTGTGGACAGTATAGGAGTGAGAATGTTGGCATGAGTAGCGAGACGTGGGTGAGAATCCCACGGGCCGTAAACCCAAGGTTTCCAGGGGAAGGTTCGTCCGCCCTGGGTTAGTCGGGACCTAAGCCGAGGCCGAAAGGCGTAGGTGATGGACAACAGGTTGAGATTCCTGTACCACCGATAATCGTTTGAGAGATGGAATGACACAGTAGGATAAGCTAACCACACTGTTGGTTATGTGTGGCTAAGTACTGAGGCAGTCAAGGCAGGCAAATCCGCCATGATAATGCTGGGGTACGATGGGGAGCGAAATTAAGTAGCGAAGTAGCTGATTTCACACTGTCGAGAAAAGTTTCTATCGAGATTAAAGGTGCCCGTACCGCAAACCGACACAGGTGGGTGAGGAGAGTATCCTAAGGCCAGCGAGAGAACTGTTGTTAAGGAACTCGGCAAAATGACCCCGTAACTTAGGGAGAAGGGGTGCCACGTTAGGGTTAACGCCCGAGGTGGCCGCAGAGAATAGGCCCAAGCGACTGTTTACCAAAAACACAGGTTTCTGCTAAGTCGCAAGACGATGTATAGGAGCTGACGCCTGCCCGGTGCTGGAAGGTTAAGGGGATCTGTTAGGATTTATCCGAAGCAGTGAACTTAAGCCCCAGTAAACGGCGGCCGTAACTATAACGGTCCTAAGGTAGCGAAATTCCTTGTCGGGTAAGTTCCGACCCGCACGAAAGGCGTAACGATTTGGGCACTGTCTCAACAACAGACTCGGTGAAATTGTAATCCCGGTGAAGATGCCGGGTACCTGCGACAGGACGGAAAGACCCCATGGAGCTTTACTGTAGCTTGACATTGAATTTTGGTGCTACATGTACAGGATAGGTGGGAGGCTATGAAATCGGGACGCCAGTCTCGGTGGAGCTATCCTTGGGATACCACCCTTGTAGTACTGAGATTCTAACCAGATACCTTGAATCAGGTATTGGGACACTGTCAGGTGGGCAGTTTGACTGGGGCGGTCGCCTCCCAAAGAGTAACGGAGGCGCTCAAAGGTTCTCTCAGCACGGTCGGAAATCGTGCGTAGAGTGTAAAGGCAGAAGAGAGCTTGATTGCAAGACATACAGGTCGAGCAAGGACGAAAGTCGGACTTAGTGATCCGGTGGTTCCGCATGGAAGGGCCATCGCTCAACGGATAAAAGCTACCCTGGGGATAACAGGCTTATCTCCCCCAAGAGTCCACATCGACGGGGAGGTTTGGCACCTCGATGTCGGCTCATCAC
The nucleotide sequence above comes from Paraclostridium bifermentans. Encoded proteins:
- a CDS encoding mechanosensitive ion channel family protein, which codes for MISGTTTQVSQKTIETFFHAVKNSGPKLIYAIIFLIVGLYACKWLKRYSKKIILKYNVERGVANFASYAIYGASVLMVVMTCLDIINFPVQSFMTVMVSLIGVIGLSLGLAFKEILSNLGAGMIILFFQPFKTGDYIGGSGVEGTVADIQIFSTILKTPDNKAIIVPNFKLTSDNIINYTHQEKRRIDFSFGVSYDTNIKAVKDVLDKIFREDKRILKDPETIIGLNALGENAMQIIARPWVKTDDYWSVYFDIMEKVKVKFDENNIEIPFPSRVVYYKNCEEDIKK
- the serS gene encoding serine--tRNA ligase — its product is MLDIKRIRENLDEIKKAMEIRGEKEFDLDIVVELDNKRRELLQEVEVMKNELNVESKKIPQLIKEGVDVTEAKVKLKQLSEKIKGFDEKVKEVEEKMEYNLMRIPNVPHPDVPQGTTDEDNVQIRTWGDPTKFEFENKAHWDIGTGLGILDFETAGKITGSRFTLYRGLGARLERSLINFFLNTHTEKHGYTEVLPPFMANRASFIGTGQLPKFEEDMFKLEGLDYFLIPTAEVPVTNIHRDEILSADELPVKYCAYTPCFRSEAGSAGRDTRGLVRQHQFNKVELVKFVKPEESYEELEKLTNDAETMLQMLGLPYRVVRICTGDLGFTAAFKYDLEVWMPSYNRYVEISSCSNFEDFQARRAGIRFKRDKKAKAEYVHTLNGSGLAVGRCLAAILENYQQADGSVVVPEALRPYMGVDVIKKDEL
- a CDS encoding nucleoside deaminase, with the translated sequence MDKSFYMSEAIKEAYKAYGKGETPIGAVIVRNGEIIARAHNLTETLNDPTAHAEILAIRKASDYLGGWRLINCDLYVTMEPCIMCSGAIVQSRIKKLIIGTKHIKNLNIEKQHEFKVDYFNTCNIDVTFDILKEECSDVLQKFFKELRKRQ
- the dnaX gene encoding DNA polymerase III subunit gamma/tau, with protein sequence MHKALYRAYRPQTFKDVVGQEHIIRTLKNQIQNNNVGHAYLFCGTRGTGKTSTAKIFARALNCQNSVDEEPCNECEVCKDILSDNIMDVIEIDAASNNSVDDIREIRENVKYTPAKCKYKVYIIDEVHMLSQGAFNALLKTLEEPPSYVIFILATTEPHKIPATILSRCQRFDFKRVTVKDMSTRMKEICDDVNVVVDDRALNLIARNSQGALRDALSILDQCMSFSENDIEYKDVVDLLGTVNIEQLFEMAEYVIKEDTKKCLEILNEFVVWGKDIKNLIDDLIDHFRNLMVCKVSSDLDEIISLPEEIVEQLKAQASTIEVNDIIRILNILSTTQDAIKVSSNPRVLAEVSIMKLSQPMFDESKESLLKRISNLEEVIKSGKININNNIEIESKKETKETSEKNEVEAEEEVFYEEVKSEDVELIEKSWENILTHIKKDKNMPVYAILREAKEFNVSANNLYIVFDDNFAFAKNKLSDEKTRNYIESVIREILNRSFGIKIILKSESKNIKLEIEKEQKDKGEEILKSVFPKEIIDIKQSINENEIK
- a CDS encoding YbaB/EbfC family nucleoid-associated protein; this encodes MAKKGFPGMMPGNMNQLLKQAQKMQTDMQKMQEDLETKEIETSVGGGAVTVKVNGKKEVVDIQIKPEVVDPDDIEMLQDLVLSAVNEALRSVDDMQSSQMNKLTGGMNIPGLF
- the recR gene encoding recombination mediator RecR; this encodes MQTYSGPISRLIEEFSKLPGVGRKTAQRLAFHVINMNINDVEALSKAIVEAKKEIKYCSICYNITDKDPCSMCSNKNRDSGTICVVEDPRDVAAMEKTKEFHGQYHVLNGVISPMDGIGPDMIRVKELIQRLGNQEVREVIMATNPTIEGEATAMYIARLLKPMGIKVTRIAHGLPVGGDLEYADEVTITKALEGRREI
- a CDS encoding MGDG synthase family glycosyltransferase is translated as MSKKVLIMSASTGGGHNRAARAIEEELIKKTLDGENIECKIIDSLKLVNTTMDKIISRGYEKSAIYTPNAYGKVYRFSETGLVSKNEFKGNMITTFMAKRFRRLLLDEQPDLIIGTHPFPMIALSTLKKQCSTNSNPVFHTSFNDNFNNHFNNENFPTLISVLTDYTTHSTWIQHELDYYVVGHEYVKELLISEGVDGDKVKPLGIPVEKSFLQHRNRETVLSELGFDPEKLTVLLMGGSFGAGNMKETFEEMLDIDRDFQILVITGRNESLKEKLSKKLENHITSKTVHILGFTDKMNDILASIDILVTKPGGLTTTEALLKDVPMIVPYYIPGQEEENLDFLCNCGSALRTTKKYTLSVLLKVIIDDPSRLELLKKNIKSIRKFNSSQNIANLIEGELS